The stretch of DNA GCTTTGGGCCTGATCATCGATGCGTGTTAAGACATTGACGGCAAAGGTTGGCGTCCCTTCGACGGTCAGCCCTCGAATAGCCGCTGCCCAGCCATTGGGCTGCGATGTCCAGATACCAATTGCGACCGATCCATCGGAACCGAAATTCCAGCTTTGAATCTGCTCGGTTAATGGGCTGTAACCAATAATCTGAATACCGGAAGTGACCGAACGATCGGGATGGGTCACGGTGTAGGTTCGCTTCAGGAAACTGCGACCGGCTGCCCACTCGAAGACAGATTCACTGACCGAACCATGTTCTTCGGCCACCCACTTGCCGACGAGCCAATCCAGATCGGCTAGTTGACGCCTGGCTGCGGGATTGGCGGTTGGAAGATCCCGCACGCTCGCCATTTTCCAGGATCCACCTTCTTTGACGTGGATTGCTGTGTAGCGAGAAAAGGCGGGAGCTCCAGGAATCGATGGGGAAAGCATGCTGCGACCATCTTCAATGGCCGTCTGGTCGCTGAGCAGTCGCAAGGAATCGATCTGCACCTTGATCTGCATCTTGGGATGTGAGGCCAGGAAGGTCTGATACAGCTCTTCGATCTTTAATCGCCCCACCGTCACCTGGCCGCTCTCATCGACATATTCGCCTTCTTTGGCCCAGAGTTGTGCAATCCCTTTGGCATCGGCCTTGTTGAAGGCCTCGACAAAGGCTGCTGATGTCTGGCGAATGGCAGCAAGTTCAGGATTTTCGGGAGCCGCCTGAACGGCGGCAGCTGGCTTGGCTGTCGTGGCTGCGGGGACACGAACTGGCGTGGGAGACTGGGCATCAGCCACGATTGCGCCCATCCCGCATAGAAGACTGAGACCGAAGAAGAATTGACGAGGCATAACGACCCTTGTGTTAAACGACATGAGATCCCGGGTGATTTTTTAGAACGTTGTGTCGATTTCTGTTCTTTGGCCCGAGCAGGGAACTGAGCCTGTTGAACATTTCGAATATAGCTCTATTCAGAAGCATCGATAAGTGATTTTTCGTTCAATAAGCAAAGAATGTCTTTCAAAGTCTACTTGTCCAGAGTTCAAAAAAGGAATGAATTTCTCTGAACAGTTTGTTCGGGCTCACCTGCACGTCGACGGTTGGTTGAGTTCAAGCTAAAACCTAGCTCGTGTTTTGCGATACCAGTGAAGCGGCCGGCCGGGAATGTGAGCATTAACAGCGAATTTCCTGCATGATCGGCAGAATTGGTAGCAATTCGGAGTGAATTGAACTTTCCAGTCATGCATCACTCTTCAAGGAGCTTTCCGCGTTGTCTCGCTCTCAGCAACTGACTGCAACCACCTTTTCGCTGACAATGCTGACAGTTTTTCTGTGGGCGGGAAATCCAGTAGCGACGAGTTTTTCGACAGATGTGCTCCCTCCTGTCGCAGTTTCGGGCATTCGTTTTTTATTAGCCACGATCTTTATGCTGGGGTGGTGCGCACTTGAAAGAGCCCCACTGGCACTCAAGAGCGGACAATTTCGCCCAGTGCTCATCGCGGGAACGCTGCTGGCACTGCAGATCTGGACGTTTACTCTCGGCGTTGCCTGGTCGAGTTCGAGCCACTCATCGCTGCTGATTAACAGCTACGTTTTCTTCGTGGTGGTCTGCGATCATTTTGTCACTCGCCAGTATCGCCTGGGCTACTTTGCCTGGGGCGGCTTCTGGCTCGCAATGGCAGGAGTCACGGGGTTGATCCTTTCAATCGAAACCAGCGAACCAAAACAAAAGGATCTGCCGACACTGGCTGGCGATCTGGTGACTCTCTTCAGTGCCTTCCTGTTTGCGGCAAAATTGCTCTACTCGAAGCAGGCACTCAAAGTGATTGGTTCAACGCAACTTATCTTCTGGCACGATGTGGTCGCCGTTGTGCTGTTTGCCCTGCTCAGCTTCAGCACAGAGCATGTCGAATGGCACAAAATCTCGACATCAGGCTGGTTGGCTCTGGTTTACCAAGGCTTTCTGGTGGGAGGGCTCTGTTTTGGATTACAGACATGGCTGCTCAAATGGCACTCGGCATCGCAGATTGCGATCTTCAGCTTTCTTACCCCGCTCATGGGGATTGCACTCGCCTCAATGCTGAGAGGCGATCAACTGACCCCGGCAATGGGGATTGCCGGCGCCTGTATTGCCATAGGGATTGTGTTCGTTCAACTGGATCAGAAATCGAGTTGACGCGATTCGGCTCGATTCAGTTGAGCATACCTGAGCTGAATGTTGGAGCAATCATGTTGCTGGACTGATCGTAGCGCATGACTAAACGATCAGGCAGACGTTGTCGCTGATCCACTTTTTTCTGCAATCACCAGATCGAGTTCCTGTTTTAGCCTGGGCAGAATCTCATCGTACTTGAAGTGGCCCAACTCAACAGGGCCCTTCTTGAGATTCACATGATTTGGTCCGCACCACAGGCCCAGATCTGCATCATCGGTCTCACCCGGCCCGTTGACCCGGCAACCCATCACAGCAATCGTGATTTTATGGTCTTTCGCGTAGGCCGTCATCTCCTTGACCTGCTGAGCCAGATCAATGAACGCCTCATTCTCGACACGGGAACAACTGGGACAACTGATGATGTTCAACGTATCGAGGCCAAAATCGACGAATGAACGCACACGCCCTGCCGCAATATCGGCCAGAATCTTGCGGCCCGCTTCGATCTCTTCGTGCTTGCGATTGTTCGGCACTGTGAGCGAAACGCGAATCGTGTCGCCGATCCCCTGGCTGATCAACTGCTCAAAGGCAATGCGCGTCTTGATAATACCATCCGGCGGCAGACCTGCTTCCGTCACACCGAGATGCAGAGGAATATCGGGCCGCTGTAATGCGAATCGTTTGTTGACTTCGATGACATTCTTCGGATCGGAATCTTTGATCGAAACCACGTACCGCGTGAAACCAATCGAATCGAGATACTCGCAGTGTTCGAAAGCACTGGCCAGCAGTGGCCCGTTTTCGTCCCCGCCGTAATCATCGACCTTCTTGGCAGGATCGACCGAGCCACAATTGACACCCACTCGCAGGGCGCAGTCGTGATCTTTCGCCACCTGTGCAATGTAAGCGACCTTTTCCTGCCAGGGTTTGGATCGCTCGTGATGATACAAATGCCCCGGGTTGTAGCGGATCTTATCGACGTATGGAGCCACCTGTTCTGCCAGTCGATAATTCTCCTGAAGGTCCACGGAAAGATTCGCCGTAACCTGACTGCGAATCTCTTTCAAAGCTGCGGCATCTTTAGAACTGTCGACGGCGATACGAATCACATCCGCACCCGCTTTTTCCAGGTCGAGCACCTGTGC from Planctopirus ephydatiae encodes:
- a CDS encoding DMT family transporter produces the protein MSRSQQLTATTFSLTMLTVFLWAGNPVATSFSTDVLPPVAVSGIRFLLATIFMLGWCALERAPLALKSGQFRPVLIAGTLLALQIWTFTLGVAWSSSSHSSLLINSYVFFVVVCDHFVTRQYRLGYFAWGGFWLAMAGVTGLILSIETSEPKQKDLPTLAGDLVTLFSAFLFAAKLLYSKQALKVIGSTQLIFWHDVVAVVLFALLSFSTEHVEWHKISTSGWLALVYQGFLVGGLCFGLQTWLLKWHSASQIAIFSFLTPLMGIALASMLRGDQLTPAMGIAGACIAIGIVFVQLDQKSS
- the ispG gene encoding (E)-4-hydroxy-3-methylbut-2-enyl-diphosphate synthase encodes the protein MELRRNPTRAVRVGNRTIGGGHPIAVQSMTATHTQDIDATVAQVLDLEKAGADVIRIAVDSSKDAAALKEIRSQVTANLSVDLQENYRLAEQVAPYVDKIRYNPGHLYHHERSKPWQEKVAYIAQVAKDHDCALRVGVNCGSVDPAKKVDDYGGDENGPLLASAFEHCEYLDSIGFTRYVVSIKDSDPKNVIEVNKRFALQRPDIPLHLGVTEAGLPPDGIIKTRIAFEQLISQGIGDTIRVSLTVPNNRKHEEIEAGRKILADIAAGRVRSFVDFGLDTLNIISCPSCSRVENEAFIDLAQQVKEMTAYAKDHKITIAVMGCRVNGPGETDDADLGLWCGPNHVNLKKGPVELGHFKYDEILPRLKQELDLVIAEKSGSATTSA
- a CDS encoding YybH family protein, whose amino-acid sequence is MPRQFFFGLSLLCGMGAIVADAQSPTPVRVPAATTAKPAAAVQAAPENPELAAIRQTSAAFVEAFNKADAKGIAQLWAKEGEYVDESGQVTVGRLKIEELYQTFLASHPKMQIKVQIDSLRLLSDQTAIEDGRSMLSPSIPGAPAFSRYTAIHVKEGGSWKMASVRDLPTANPAARRQLADLDWLVGKWVAEEHGSVSESVFEWAAGRSFLKRTYTVTHPDRSVTSGIQIIGYSPLTEQIQSWNFGSDGSVAIGIWTSQPNGWAAAIRGLTVEGTPTFAVNVLTRIDDQAQSWKSIERRIGDVPLADTPEIILKRQPAPGK